The genomic stretch CTGCGGCTGATGAACGGCCTCTACCTCCAGCTTCATGCCTATATGCTGCGCGTCGCCATCCCCTATGGCACGCTCGACAGCCGCCAGATGCACGCGCTGGCCGACATCGCGGAGAAATACGACCGCGGGTACGGCCACTTCACCACGCGCCAGAACATCCAGTACAACTGGATCAAACTGGAAGATGCTGCTGACATCCTTGCCGACCTTTCTAAGGTCGAGATGCATGCCATCCAGACCAGCGGCAATTGCATCCGCAACATCAGCTCCGACCATTTTGCAGGCGCCGCGGCCGACGAGGTCGTCGACCCGCGCCCCTATGCGGAGCTGCTCCGCCAGTGGTCGAGCTTCCATCCCGAATTCAGCTATCTGCCGCGCAAGTTCAAGATCGCGGTGATCGCCAGCGATACCGATCGTGCAGCCATGCGGTTGCACGATATCGGTATCCAGATCTTGCAGAACGACGCGGGCGAACTTGGCGCGGCCTTCTATGTCGGTGGCGGTATGGGCCGCACGCCGATGATCGCGCCCTGCATCAACGATTTCGTCCCGCTCGACCGGCTGGTGACCTATGCCGAGGCATGCCTGCGGGTCTACAATCGCTACGGCCGGCGCGACAACAAGTACAAGGCGCGGATCAAGATCCTCGTCCACGAACTGGGCGCAGAGGAATACACCCGCCAGGTCGAAGAGGAATTCGCCCATCTGCTCGAGCAGGGCGTTGAGCCGCCCTTTGCCGAGCTGGAGCGTATCCGCACCTTCTTTGAGGACCCGCTGTTCGAAGCGGACGCATCTCCTGACATCGACCGGTCTGACCCCGACTTCGCACTGTGGGTCGATCGCAATACCGTCGCGCATAAGGCGGACGGCTATGTCTCTGCCGTGATCAGCCTCAAGCCGGTCGGCGGCATTCCGGGCGACGCGACGGCCGAGCAGATGCGCCTGATGGCCGATCTCGCCAAGGACTACAGCTTCGACGAACTGCGCGTCATGCACACGCAGAACATCGTCCTGCCGCACGTCCGCAAGGCCGATCTCCACGCGTTGTGGACCGCGCTGGACGAAGCGGGGCTGGGCGCGCCCAACCTCGACACGGTTGAGGACATCATCGCCTGCCCCGGTCTCGACTATTGCAGCCTCGCCAATGCCCGCTCGATCCCGGTCGCGCAGCGGATTTCGGAGCGGTTCGCCAAGACCGGCAAGACCGAAACGCTCGGCCAGCTCAAGCTCAAGATTTCGGGCTGCATCAATGCCTGCGGGCATCACCACGCTGGCCACATCGGCATCCTTGGCGTCGATCGTAAGGGGGTGGAAAACTACCAGCTCCTGCTCGGCGGCAGCGAGGCGGAGGACGTCAGCCTCGCCAAGATCACCGGCCCGGGCTTCGACGAGCATGGTATCGTCGATGCGGTCGAGACGGTCACGACCGTTTACGAACGCGAACGCGAGGATGGCGAACGTTTCCTCGATACCTACCGCCGCATCGGCATGAACCCCTTCAAGGAGGCGCTCTATGGCTGAGCTTCTGCGCTATCGCGACGACGAGACGGTCGACCATCCCGCAGTGACGGTCGATGCCTTCCTCGACCAGTCGAATGCCAGTGCGGTGCGGATCGAGCCGGGCGACGATGCCCGCGATCTTTTGCCGCACCTCGAACGGTTGGCCTTGGTGGAGGTCAACTTCCCCGCATTCGGCGACGGGCGTGGTTATTCTTCGGCCCGCATCCTGCGCGAGGCCGGATACGACGGCGAACTGCGTGCCGTCGGAGACGTGCTGGTCGACCAGCTCGCTTACATGCGCCGCTGCGGCTTCGATGCATTCGAACCCGATCAGCAGCTCGACAAGGGCGACGTGCAGGCCGCGTTCGATCGTTGGCCGGAGGTCTATCAGCCGGCAGCAGATGATCGCACACCGATCTGGACGAAGCGCCACTCATGAATGAACTTCGCGCCATCGATCGCCTCGACACCGCTCCACGGTTCTCGGAGCACGATGCCATCCGCCTCAACCGCATGTTTCGCGGCTCGGAAACGGACGAATGGCTGCGCGCGGTGATCGAAGGCAATCTGGTTGGCGATGCGGCGATCGTGTCAAGCTTCGGCGCGGAGAGCGCGGCCCTGCTACACCTGATTTCGCAGATCGATCCGAAAGTGCCCGTGCTGTTCCTGGAGACGGGCAAGCATTTTCCTGAGACCTTGGCCTATCGCGACGAGCTGACCGAGCGCTTGGGCCTCAACCGCATCGATCTCTATCCTGACCTTGGCGACCTCGAAACGCGCGACGAAAGCGGGCTGCGGTGGTCATACGACCCCGATGGCTGCTGCGAGCTGCGCAAGGTCAAGCCGCTGGCCAAGGCGCTCGCCGATTTCGACGCCAGTTTCACCGGGCGCAAGGCATTCCAATCCTCGACGCGCGCCAACCTGCCGCGGTTCGAGCTGGACACATCGGATGCGCAGGGTCGCCTGAAGATCAATCCGCTCATCGACTGGTCGGCGGAGGACATCGCCACCTATTTCGAAACGCACGACCTGCCGCGCCACCCGCTGGTAGAGCGCGGTTTTCCCTCGATCGGCTGCTCGCCCTGCACCCGCCAGGTGGGCGAGGGTGAAGATCCGCGCGCCGGGCGCTGGGCCGGTTGGGACAAGGTCGAATGCGGCATCCACAAGCCGGGCGAGGAACCGTTCCTTTGAAGAGAAAGGGCGCGAAGCTTGGATCTCCGCGCCCATGATCGGTTTAACTTAGCTTTGTACGCGTTCGACCACAGCCGTCTCTCCGGCGGGATTGGTCGACGTCCAGACGCCGTCCTCGCCGATCTGTTCGGTGTTGCACTGCTCCCCGGCGGGGGTGTCCTCGTCGACATAGGCTTCGTCGACTGTGTAGCAGTACTGGCTCGGCGATTTCTGGTCCCACATACCGGTCTCGACGACTTCGCCATTGAGCGACTGAGTATAGGTGCCATCCGCGCGAACATCTTCGTCGTATATATTGCCGTCCGAAGACGTAATGCGATACATGCCCGGGGTGGCCTGGCCGTCAGCTGCGATACCGGACTCGTCCGCCATTGCCGCTTGTTCCACCGGTTCGTCTACGACTCCTTCTTCGGCAGCCTGCGAACAGCCTGCCAGTATCGTCGCGCTTGCGACGAGTATCAGTTTTTGCATGAAAACCTCCACAGCGACCCGTGAATGAAAGCGGATATCTCCGCTCACGACTCGCAACCCTGACGCGAGACTAAGGGTGAGAAGCGGTAAGGGCAATTAAGCCCTGGCAAGACTAGAGCCAGCCTTCCTCGCGGTACCACTGGGCAGTCAGTTTCAGGCCTTCGCGGCTTGCGATATAGGGTTGCCATACGGCTGCAGGCACTTTCAACGCGGATCGCGAAACCCAGTTTGGGTAGGTCATGTAGCCGACCCGGTCCGCTGTGAGGCGGGCCTTGTCCCCGCGCAGCATCTTGTCGGCCTTCGCGCCCAGTTCCAGCACGCTCTTGGGGAGATGGGGCGCAAAGACCCTGCGACCCACGGCCTGCCCGATGGCCTTCGCCAGTTCGTCATGGCCCCAGCCGCCCTCACGTCCGTCGTCCGGCTCGAATATCTTGCGTCTCACCAAAGCAGGCGAGGCATCGACGAGGTCGAGCAGGAGGCGAGCGAGATCGCTTACATGAATGATTGAGCTTGCGCCTCGCGGGGGCAGGGGCACGAAGCCCCATTTCGCGCTGCGGAACATCTCGAGATAGTCTATATCGCGCGGGCCGTAGACGCCCGGCGGGCGCACGATCGTCCAGTCGAGACCGCTGGCCTGCACCAGCTCCTCGGCGCGCGCCTTGGACGCGCCATAGGCGGACAGGTCCGGTTCGCGTGCGGAGAGCGAGGAGACGAAGACCAGCCGCTTGCATTTCGCCGCCTTCATTGCGGCGATGACATGGGCCGTGCCGTCGACATTGGGCGCGTCGAACGCGGCGGGATCGGACGAATTGGTGAGGCCAGCGACGTGGATCATCGCGTCGGCTCCGCGCACGAGCGTTTCGAGCGACGCAGTGTCGGCCAGGGTTCCCTCGAACCATTCGACTCCGGCGCGATGCTGTTGCGCGCGGCGGGTGAGGGCGCACATCGCGACCTCGCGCTGTGCCGCCTCATCGAGCACGGCTTGCCCGACAAAGCCGGTCGCACCGGTCAGTGCTATCGTCAT from Qipengyuania profundimaris encodes the following:
- a CDS encoding phosphoadenylyl-sulfate reductase, whose product is MNELRAIDRLDTAPRFSEHDAIRLNRMFRGSETDEWLRAVIEGNLVGDAAIVSSFGAESAALLHLISQIDPKVPVLFLETGKHFPETLAYRDELTERLGLNRIDLYPDLGDLETRDESGLRWSYDPDGCCELRKVKPLAKALADFDASFTGRKAFQSSTRANLPRFELDTSDAQGRLKINPLIDWSAEDIATYFETHDLPRHPLVERGFPSIGCSPCTRQVGEGEDPRAGRWAGWDKVECGIHKPGEEPFL
- a CDS encoding nitrite/sulfite reductase, with translation MYKYDQYDQAMVDARVEEFRDQARRRLEGKLTEDQFKPLRLMNGLYLQLHAYMLRVAIPYGTLDSRQMHALADIAEKYDRGYGHFTTRQNIQYNWIKLEDAADILADLSKVEMHAIQTSGNCIRNISSDHFAGAAADEVVDPRPYAELLRQWSSFHPEFSYLPRKFKIAVIASDTDRAAMRLHDIGIQILQNDAGELGAAFYVGGGMGRTPMIAPCINDFVPLDRLVTYAEACLRVYNRYGRRDNKYKARIKILVHELGAEEYTRQVEEEFAHLLEQGVEPPFAELERIRTFFEDPLFEADASPDIDRSDPDFALWVDRNTVAHKADGYVSAVISLKPVGGIPGDATAEQMRLMADLAKDYSFDELRVMHTQNIVLPHVRKADLHALWTALDEAGLGAPNLDTVEDIIACPGLDYCSLANARSIPVAQRISERFAKTGKTETLGQLKLKISGCINACGHHHAGHIGILGVDRKGVENYQLLLGGSEAEDVSLAKITGPGFDEHGIVDAVETVTTVYEREREDGERFLDTYRRIGMNPFKEALYG
- a CDS encoding DUF934 domain-containing protein, whose translation is MAELLRYRDDETVDHPAVTVDAFLDQSNASAVRIEPGDDARDLLPHLERLALVEVNFPAFGDGRGYSSARILREAGYDGELRAVGDVLVDQLAYMRRCGFDAFEPDQQLDKGDVQAAFDRWPEVYQPAADDRTPIWTKRHS
- a CDS encoding NAD-dependent epimerase/dehydratase family protein, giving the protein MTIALTGATGFVGQAVLDEAAQREVAMCALTRRAQQHRAGVEWFEGTLADTASLETLVRGADAMIHVAGLTNSSDPAAFDAPNVDGTAHVIAAMKAAKCKRLVFVSSLSAREPDLSAYGASKARAEELVQASGLDWTIVRPPGVYGPRDIDYLEMFRSAKWGFVPLPPRGASSIIHVSDLARLLLDLVDASPALVRRKIFEPDDGREGGWGHDELAKAIGQAVGRRVFAPHLPKSVLELGAKADKMLRGDKARLTADRVGYMTYPNWVSRSALKVPAAVWQPYIASREGLKLTAQWYREEGWL